In Lacerta agilis isolate rLacAgi1 chromosome 8, rLacAgi1.pri, whole genome shotgun sequence, one genomic interval encodes:
- the CKAP2L gene encoding cytoskeleton-associated protein 2-like: protein MARVPDMLLRDISEEEMEMEFSFSNEISFYESVQRADILCVLEDAASKPGMQPPRRRRPSRSRLFTDADLGEMLSTNLVGGPSSFAEASLVSSGLPSTYTYVKVQRWNIQDLDNKCFFLDGTPGQPKLFALHIQANDKPVQLDLRFYRSLLGSDAKSGQLVALDIVDSKLYLTCIKEGDGCHLQLEEAEKPLSEISGDNQKFLFYYKPTSKTSTTFTFQSLVCPGWYVATPKDSGYGLKERGIGRSQSQKNMISPGRNPLMEQLSREGGVPLSLDGAMRLPDLYLGPNFDRGTGVGWGSPGIGGASEDFSCLSLSISPAAAAVEERRQKLQEYLAAKGRLRPPSTKPYLKDNSRQKNPAPSKAQPTVGSRKNIAPSTAKSASTREAKGSGPASKVLPDKPPRALVHREPNNAPTQLPRKGGPLLPLPSKPPARKHPEKLISRSSSAGHCLGRTREPGKQVLATASGTSNVLSGSSKAERDKENSGLKQVGQPRKRETSRFSLQAKFQVGSKPPVKNAKQAVGNSTLSKNHRAAAAQVKPRAPLGGPQGQVHCNTVAPTSPPRGRPSAVSRPGVGGQNPRLIKQPAGLPVPRGSLAGREEKASSSSLGILQRGRSRPQAGALQERTLPSHYGALQRKRKATPERRRPAAPGGTKQNRSPAGREPGSKKFKQSPRTSEPKSRHRASEQGSGGRGRAKQPARETGQESKTPGTRDRRKLLEEWLASKGKRYKRPPVTFPVKRRPPPKEQAALNRSFWDCIEEEMEQQKVAQEIASTLAECAKLADEGVPSEELLAMLSHIPEAEKFARFWACKAKLLARQGPFDAAGLYRAAASAGAVPLRELRDALVDTLKHSSQAWGKQWIRPRAHLVQHPVLTVASQMPLGTLDLVTPFSIPKVAMGCLIHACFPSAEAAPCSSEFSKQCSSRKLSTPAELRLPGKEQVQSNGQGPVCQPLSAIKLQVASLPRAKEPSARPGLKLLTPVRRSLRIERASARYPQMLRDHDPVVSCLDEIMDAEDGCGFIFRKNEALPETVEVEGFLPQTLEPTSPAPSVRRPLFC from the exons GTCCATCCTCCTTTGCTGAAGCCAGCCTTGTGTCTTCGGGGCTTCCGTCTACTTACACCTATGTCAAGGTGCAAAGGTGGAACATCCAAGACCTTGACAACAAGTGCTTTTTCCTGGATGGGACACCAGGGCAGCCCAAGCTCTTTGCCTTGCACATACAAGCAAACGACAAGCCAG TGCAACTGGACCTGCGTTTCTATCGCTCACTGCTGGGCAGCGATGCCAAGTCTGGGCAGCTGGTCGCTCTGGACATTGTAGACAGCAAACTGTACTTGACGTGCATCAAGGAGGGAGACGGGTGCCACCTGCAGCTGGAG GAAGCAGAGAAGCCCCTGAGCGAAATCTCCGGAGACAACCAGAAGTTCCTCTTTTATTACAAGCCCACCAGCAAGACCAGCACAACCTTCACTTTCCAGTCCCTGGTCTGTCCCGGGTGGTACGTGGCTACCCCAAAAGATAGCGGCTAC GGGTTGAAGGAGCGGGGCATCGGTCGGTCCCAGAGCCAAAAGAACATGATTTCCCCAGGGAGAAACCCCTTGATGGAACAGTTAAGCCGGGAAGGGGGGGTTCCATTGTCTCTGGATGGTGCGATGCGGCTGCCAGATCTCTACCTAGGGCCCAACTTTGATAG AGGgactggggtgggatgggggtctCCAGGAATTGGGGGCGCCTCTGAGGActtttcctgtctctctctctctatctctcctgcagcagcagcagtggaggaGCGGCGGCAGAAGCTGCAAGAATATTTAGCTGCCAAAGGAAGGCTGAGACCTCCCAGCACCAA GCCCTACTTGAAGGACAACAGCAGGCAGAAGAATCCAGCTCCCTCCAAAGCACAGCCT ACTGTTGGATCCCGGAAAAACATTGCCCCAAGCACAGCCAAAAGTGCATCGACCAGGGAGGCAAAGGGGTCGGGACCTGCTAGCAAAGTCCTTCCAGATAAGCCTCCCAGGGCTCTTGTGCATCGGGAGCCAAACAATGCACCCACACAACTTCCAAGGAAGGGGGGGCCACTACTTCCTCTTCCCTCAAAGCCCCCTGCCAGAAAACACCCCGAGAAGCTGATCAGCAGGAGCTCATCCGCTGGACATTGCTTAGGCAGGACGAGAGAACCTGGAAAGCAGGTGTTGGCCACAGCATCCGGGACGTCAAACGTCCTTTCAGGCTCGAGCAAGGCAGAGCGGGATAAAGAGAACTCTGGACTGAAGCAGGTTGGGCAGCCTCGGAAGAGAGAGACGTCTCGTTTCAGCCTCCAAGCCAAATTCCAAGTTGGCTCAAAACCGCCCGTGAAGAACGCCAAGCAGGCTGTGGGGAACAGCACCCTTTCGAAAAACCACAGGGCTGCTGCGGCACAGGTTAAACCCAGAGCACCCTTAGGTGGTCCTCAAGGGCAAGTCCACTGCAACACAGTGGCGCCAACTTCACCGCCCCGTGGACGGCCCTCGGCTGTTTCTAGGCCAGGAGTCGGAGGCCAAAATCCCAGATTAATAAAACAGCCTGCTGGTCTTCCTGTGCCCAGAGGGTCTCTGGCTGGGAGGGAAGAAAAAGCGTCATCCTCTTCCTTGGGGATTCTACAGAGGGGTCGGTCCAGGCCTCAGGCCGGTGCTCTGCAGGAGAGAACGCTGCCCAGCCACTACGGGGCTTTGCAGAGGAAGCGGAAGGCCACTCCGGAGAGGCGTCGTCCAGCAGCGCCTGGTGGCACCAAGCAAAACAGAAGCCCGGCAGGGAGGGAACCGGGCAGCAAGAAGTTCAAGCAATCGCCCAGGACTTCCGAGCCAAAATCCAGGCACAGAGCCTCGGAGCAGGGCTCTGGAGGACGTGGGAGAGCAAAGCAGCCGGCGAGGGAGACAGGCCAAGAGTCCAAGACCCCAGGGACTCGGGATCGGAG GAAGCTGCTAGAGGAGTGGTTGGCATCCAAAGGGAAACGATACAAGCGGCCCCCGGTGACCTTCCCCGTTAAAAGGCGGCCCCCGCCCAAGGAGCAGGCGGCCCTGAACCGCTCCTTCTGGGACTGCATAGAGGAAGAGATGGAGCAGCAAAAGGTGGCACAGGAAATCGCCAGCACCTTGGCAGAGTGCGCGAAGCTGGCAGACGAG GGGGTTCCTTCGGAAGAGCTCCTGGCTATGCTGTCCCACATCCCAGAGGCAGAGAAGTTTGCCCGGTTCTGGGCCTGCAAGGCGAAGCTGTTGGCCCGCCAAGGCCCGTTTGATGCAGCCGGGCTGTACCGTGCTGCTGCTAGCGCCGGAGCTGTG CCGCTGCGAGAGTTGAGAGATGCCCTTGTTGACACTCTGAAGCATTCCAGTCAAGCCTGGGGTAAGcagtggatcaggccaagggcccatctggtccagcatcctgttctcacagtggccagccagatgcctttgggaaccc TGGATCTCGTGACCCCTTTCTCAATCCCCAAAGTGGCCATGGGCTGTTTGATTCATGCCTGCTTTCCTTCAGCAGAGGCAGCTCCCTGTTCTTCAGAGTTTTCCAAGCAGTGCTCATCGAGAAAGCTGT CAACCCCTGCTGAACTCCGACTTCCCGGCAAGGAGCAGGTGCAGAGCAATGGGCAAGGACCGGTTTGCCAGCCTCTTTCAGCAATCAAGCTCCAAGTGGCATCGCTGCCCAG AGCCAAGGAGCCGAGTGCGAGGCCGGGCCTGAAGCTCTTGACCCCCGTCCGGCGGTCCCTGCGAATAGAGCGGGCGTCTGCCCGCTACCCACAGATGCTGAGGGACCACGACCCCGTCGTGTCCTGTCTGGACGAAATCATGGACGCAGAGGACGGCTGTGGCTTCATCTTCCGCAAGAACGAAGCTTTGCCAGAGACGGTGGAGGTGGAGGGGTTTCTGCCACAGACCCTGGAGCCAACCTCCCCAGCCCCATCCGTGCGCAGGCCCCTTTTCTGTTAG